Within Sphaerodactylus townsendi isolate TG3544 linkage group LG05, MPM_Stown_v2.3, whole genome shotgun sequence, the genomic segment tacacatacacacacatatacacacacacatatatatacacatacacatacatatatacacacacatatacatatatatacacatatatacacatatacacacacacatatatacacacagacacatatacaaatatatacatacacacacacacacattatatatatatatatatatcttttctccccagttgggacaCAAGGCAAAAACcgccctatgaggtaggccaggccaagtgaggattcgaaccagAGTCACCCAGGACCTTACTCTGCCAGTCTGCCCACTGCACACCCTGGCTCCCAATGAGAAGGGCCTGGGGTGTCGctccaggggaggggaggtttgCCATGTTTTGGGGCTTAGGCTGCAGGAACTGTGACCCAGGAAGCATCCCTGTGCGGAAGTCCAGCAGTTGTGGCCCGCAGTAGTCCTTTTCAGCTGTGCAGATggagtggcgtatctgccagagggacatggggtgtcacatgcagtggcgtatctgccagaggaacatggggcatcacatgtccccgggcgccccaatttaatcacgtgggggagcagaatcgccccccacacccatgCTGTTCTGCTGGCCTCCTGGCTGGACCTGTCGTTGGCTGTGCGCCGCAGCAATTTGAGCCGCCCCCCCGGCTCTCTGGCCGCTTTTTGCtggcctcctttccccctccaagcCGGCCCCTGCAGCTGGCTTGCCCACTTGAGGTGAGTTGGGGCCGGGTACAGGGGGGCCGGGCGGCAAGTTCAGAGGGGCGCAATTTCAGGTCtcgccccaggtgccatttcctgttggtacgcctctggtcagatgaagagaagaagagtttggatttatatcccacctttctctcctgtgaggagactccaggtggcttacaatctcctttctctccctctcccaacaccttgtgaggtaggtggggctgagagagttcagagagaactgtgactagcccaaggttacccagcaggaatgcaggagtgtggaaacacatctggttcaccagataagcctctgccactcagggggaggagtggggaatcaaacctggttctccagagtagaatccacctgctcttaacctgctcttaaccactactacctGATAAAGGGGAGGAAAATTGCTGGGAATAGGATAGTTTGAAGCAGGGAGATGGAAGGCAGAGCAGGGTgctaaatatgctcttaaactgtaatgaccttgactgttgtctcgcagtggcaaagtttctggctgaggtttgcgaactgaacttacgatccagtgtgaagttttatctagtcattttaactgtatttatattgtatgttctgtatgccaataaaggcttattgaaattgaaacagatctggttcaccagataagccttctgccactcagggggagaagtggggaatcaagcccagttctccagattagaatcctcctgctcttaaccaccacaccttgCTGGCTCAGATGTCAACATATCCATGGCTCTAAATGAGCCCAGCTCTTCACCCCTTCCCCTTGATTTGTCCTTTGTCCAGAACTGGACCAGGAGCTGAGCCGCATGACCACCAGAGTCCACACTCTCCAGGAGGAGCTGAACTTCCTCCGGACGTACATGGACAAGGAATATCCCGTGAAATCCGTCCAGATTGCCTCCCTGCTGCGCAGCATCAAGGACCTGAACGAAGAGCAGCAGGTTGTGGCCTGGAACCGCGGGGAGGCGGGGCGGTCTTTGGTAGCCTCCCTCCTCCTCGCTCCGGGTTGGGGGGCTTCACCCCGTCTCTTCTGTCATCTCTGCAGGATGAGCTGGAGGAAGCCAAGGAGACGGCCACCCTGTTCTTACAGACCATCACGGAGAACATCAAGGGGGAAACGGATAAAATCTTGCAGGCCGTCATAGACGTGAGTGAGATCGTTTGGGCGTCTGTCATGTGAccgtagtttcagagggtagttgtgttggtctgtaACATTATTGTTTTATGgtcttagatcagtgatggcgaacctatggcacgggtgccagaggtggcactcagagccctctctgtgggcatgcacaaacagtgttcatcatggtggggggggggaatcgccccccacacacacacacctctaagCTGgcatgggccactgggcttgtttattagcattaaaccgaagacctagttttggggaagcagtgtaggtaaccctgttaagcactgttaaaccccactgattttcatgcaaagaactaaagcgcgatcctttacctgggagtaagttcggttgctggcaatgggacttgcttctgcgtaaaccctcctagggtcgtgattcacccatgggaagagttgcatagttgcttcaaagcaaagccaataactaccaccaagcttactcctgagtaacgcacgcctcagagccaaccattttttctaaactaaaacctcagtattcggggttaaattgccgtgtcggcacttcgcgataaataagtgggttttgggttgcagtttgggcactcggtctcaaaaaggttcgccatcactgtcttagatctatatcctgccctttcctagcTCAGTAGAAGTGCAAGGTATGAGCCCACTAGGACTTTGGCGACCAACAAGATCGCTAAAGGGAGTGGGATAGCCATGTgaagatatttgaagggctgtcgtgttggtgagggagcaagcttgttttctgctgcctcagagaccaggacaaggagtcacgggttcaaagtgaagggaaagagagtccacctaaacatcaggaagaactttctaacTGTCAGAGCTGTcggacaatggaatgcactacctccttctctggaggtttttaaacaggctggatggccatctgtcaagggtgctttgattgatggttcctgcattgcagggggttggactggatggcctctggggtctcttccaactctaagattctaagATTTTTGGGCTTTTGAGAGTAAGTGCTCCCTGACaaaggtatctgacaaagggaattttgactctcaaaagctgacaCCCTTAAAGTCTTCTTGGTTCCTAGGGTGCTACTGGACCTGAATCCAGTTGTTTTGCTGTGGCCAAAGACTGGTCCAAATGGGACTGGGCAGGCTGCTTGTGCCatgaaggggctgatggggattgtagtccatgaacatctggagcaccataggttggctacccctgatGTAAGGCAATTTCACGTGTTGGTTGTTGTGGCTTTCCGggggtgtgtggccgtggcctggtagatcttgttctaccATTCCTTTccaaatctaccagaccacggccacacagcccggaaagcccacaacaaccaacacatgaaattgccttaCATCAGGggtccgaccgtgaaagcctttgacaatacatttcatGTGTGTTCACACGGGCTTTCGTCTGTTCAGGAAAGGTTATTGGACTATCAAGGCGGTCTCCAGCAGATGGACCGGAACAACCAGGAACTGCGGCGACAGATCGAAACGCAACAGAAGGTGAGGACAGCAACTGCGGACTCCCAAGAAGCCCCACAGCTGACAGGGCCTGCTGCGTTCTGCGGCGGAGCCAACGCGGCATAGTGGTTTacaacaggtgcactctaatctggagaaccgggttcgattccccgctctgccacttgagctgtggagacttatctggggggagccagattagattgtgcactccaacccaccccagctgggtgaccttgggctagtcacagttcttcagagctctctcagccccacccacctcacagggggtttgttgttggaggggaagggaaaggagattgtcagcccctttgaatctccttgcaggagaggaggaggagaaggaggagtttggatttatatccccctccgcttttctctcctgcaggagactcaaaggggcctacaatctccttgcccttcccccctcacaacaaacaccctgtgaggcaggtggggctgagagagctccgagaagctgtgactcgcccaaggtcacccagctggcgtgggtgggagtgcacaggctaatctgaattccccagataagcctgcacagctcaggcggcagagctgggaatcaaacccggttcctccagattagaatgcacctgctcttaaccacttcgccactgctgctgcttgaggCTTTTGAGGTGAACAGGAGCTTCGTCTAGGGACATGGAATCCCAGACTGTGGGTTGTAGATTTGGCTGCCGAGATATTTTGAGATGAGGATCAGGGAGAACGTATTCCGCTTCAGCTTGGCCTGATAATGGTGGCAAAgtttggtggggaggggctgtACCCGTCCCGAAGAGGCAGAAACTCTCTTTCAGGGGGCATTTAGATCTTCCATAGTGGAGTCTGGGGGGAGCAGCAAGGAATGCATGCAAGAGAGCTACAGACAGCGTCTGATCCAGAAGGCAAATGCACCTTTATTTAATCgtttatttaaaagaagaagagtttggatttatatcccctctttctctcctgctggagactcaaagggcctcacaatctccttgcccttcccccctcacaacaaacaccctgtgaggtgggtggggctgagagagctcagaagagctgtgactagcccaaggtcacccagctggcgtgtgtgggagtgcacaggcgaatctgaattccccagataagcctccacagctcaggcggcagagctgggaatcaaacccggttcctccagattagatacacgagctcttaacctcctacgccactgctgctccttttatttattacatttatacccccaccCATTCTCATTCACGAccggactcagggcagcttacagtaaAATGAAACGCACGTGAACATCGTGTAACAAATTTAACATTAAAAGCCTAACAAGTTTTCATGGCACAGTCTTTGATAAAAGCCAGCCCAAAGATTGGTTTCCCTgcttgtgaggaggaggagaaagtaaGGAGTGGCCAGATGGAAAGATGCAAGGTAAtgtacagtagtagtagtagaagatgattttggatttccagtggtgggatccaaaaattttagtaacaggttcccatggtggtgggattcaaacagtggcgtagcgccaatggggttgggcggggcacgacggggcgtgggcgggcattccgggggcggggcattaataatttctctgttattgtaaaaaaaaaaaagttcctaatttccagctggtatctttctgtccataatttaaactcgttatagcaagtcctatcgtctactgccaacagaaacaactactactcctctaattgactgcctgtcaaatacttaatactttcaaagacttaattttgtttctagaaatcaaaagaaggatactttccttaaacaaggaactttaccgtatttctaaaacatgtttttaaaacagcccaacaggaagaattatcccgttttctaccttcgctaaccagccacataggaaacaacaggactttatgatttttggaccgaatggaatttctaacggaaaagcagacccaattagcaaccccctctcagcacacacaaataattagtaacccactctcgggaactggtgagaacctgctggatcccacctctgatttataccctacctttctctcctgtaaggagactcaaggtggcttacaagctcctatcccttcctctccccacaacagacaccttgtgaggtaggtgcgactgagagagttcagagagaactgtgactagcccaaggtcacctggcaggaatgtaggagtggggaaacaaatctggttcaccagataagcctctgccactcaggtggaggagtggggaatcaaacccggttctccagagtagaaggGCCATGGGGTCGTCTATGCAGGCCTCATTTCCCAGAAGGGTCGAAAGGGGCCTGGGTGGGATCTGACAGTTGTCTTTGGAAGAGTTCTGGGAGGATCAGTCCAAATTCCTCAGCTGGAAAGCCTGAAATCCTCACCTTCTGGCTTCTCCCCCATCTCTTTTCAGATAATTGACGATCTGGAGAAAGACATCCATGTCTTGCATACGGACACCATGATGTTTCACAATGCCCTTAAGCCTCCACGGTGCGTGATCTTTGAGGATGTCCTGCTTCAGAGACCCATGTAAGTCCCTTCAGGTGTGGCTACAGCTATAGATTCAGCCGAGTGAGCCTCCGCTCACCTGTGGATGCGGCAGGCATCTCCCATTTGCCCTCGACACATTGGCAAAGGGATCCACTGGAGATCAAGAAGCACACGGGCAGGATGGGGTTAATCCCGAATTGGCAAAATCAGGGTCCAACACAGTAAGTATGTCAGATCCGACCCTTATCATCGAAAATGCATCGTTCGCCCCTTCCGGGCTCCCGAGCCTTCAAAGCAATTGTCTTTTCAAATGCTTCTCCGCTAACAAAAGGATGAAaaggtttttctcccccttctttgTCAAAACTAGATTTTGCATAACACAATCC encodes:
- the LG05H20orf96 gene encoding uncharacterized protein C20orf96 homolog, producing the protein LSKAKKGSLEEVKRHSRFLLEKNRQLMEDIQEKDAETSRCARDLLQQYDMFGTIIATLQDSSQNQVGVMKAELQEAEKTVDKSMGKLDQELSRMTTRVHTLQEELNFLRTYMDKEYPVKSVQIASLLRSIKDLNEEQQDELEEAKETATLFLQTITENIKGETDKILQAVIDERLLDYQGGLQQMDRNNQELRRQIETQQKIIDDLEKDIHVLHTDTMMFHNALKPPRCVIFEDVLLQRPICTPDMEIVLNIPTEGDLLL